The following proteins come from a genomic window of Sphaerisporangium rubeum:
- a CDS encoding TIGR02680 family protein, which produces MTILSRAHTVPLTGGPVGVEMTPAKHHPHRWRLHRAGVVNVWYYYDTEFEFSGGRMVLRGTNGSGKSRALEMLLPFLLDADRRKMDATGSGRVRLEDLMRVGGDDQQNRLGYLWLELMRHGDDTTVTQGGAAQREHITLGALIRFSRSAGEAKAWYFTTPNRVGHDLHLLSEDRVPLSRDDLASLIGADRITDSPEIHRERVRTAIFGLPGDSGKDRFAGLLQLLRTLRSPDVGNRIDEGKLPQILSDALPPPSEAALGRAGERLDELSETRDAQQRLETAHRVVAAFLDTYRRYAAGVLSETAKATQATAVAVTEAEREADEARDIHLRLTEEHSLTEARVGELAATEDELSRTVEGIRGSKEYGDARDLEDREQTVRALERAAELAIQAANTAGDNEHAKVRKADECAAEAVEATGDAVAGMAEARDCLSRAGLHASLPHVDCVRIDQPGSVEVSRPTLHSDPEPVTRPAPVRLEVTPEDLSGTVEQVKSVAQAARQRNVHAAARLDQAQRLDKQALRVRTADDRASEAEQRLADLLQEVAEKEQARDEAGLALARSWRAWLDAEATRELLSDVDWRRTALRAVLENADVLTGGDSADLLTELEDVAARASSPVHDEISRELYLLDIAQETEDKERRELMAERTGLLAAHDPDPPAPHWTRVPSEGEVPLWRAVDFASHLDAPQRAGLEAALLASGLLTATITTDGALIASDGQLLLRPTGPMATCSLNEALTPDPTSRLSAEQVRGVLSRIALNDRSHPTWVDTDGAWGNGPLAGRHRATTARHIGAATRAAARAARIAEIDESLAMLTASAEARVVQQSALLGKRQELDALVRSAPRGHAVRTAEVLVTAGERQAKKAEAEARKERGAAVRLRREWTEALAAHRDACADFGLPDSAEELAAARHALQESLHLCESSVRYLTEARRRIRTHVTAVAECEAARLKRREAEETAETQWVTWQGEAAELAALSSSIGVEAETVRKELRAAETELTACRRDLKEMRTRASGLAERKGTAEAEARIARDTATQTRRLLIEAAGKLTTRLGLPGLAASATGQPRFQLTITESDPASVEAGVAEVLAAIGRDGRLADENVLIRAQQNAERELSGELDVISTVQDGVRLMAIADANGRRSLPEAAADLEHRRTKGKKALTERERNIFTEFVVGGVAEELRQRLRQAEALIKAMNTTLADIRTSHGIGVRLRWSLAEGVDADVTRIRELIAIADDVRAPDLTEELTDLLKTRVERRFATDPTAGYADHLKSALDYRAWHEVVVFITGPEPGQERKISRRAKLSQGETRFVSYVTLFGAADAYLSGLPDTSRALRLILLDDAFAKVDDPTIGELMGLLVRLDLDFAMTGHALWGFYEQVPALDCYEIRRGEGTAAVTTHMHWDGHNRHLRAAR; this is translated from the coding sequence ATGACCATCCTGAGCCGTGCACACACCGTTCCCCTGACCGGCGGTCCCGTTGGCGTCGAAATGACTCCGGCCAAGCATCATCCACATCGGTGGCGCCTTCATCGGGCCGGCGTCGTCAATGTCTGGTACTACTACGACACCGAGTTCGAGTTCTCCGGTGGAAGGATGGTGCTGCGAGGCACCAATGGCTCGGGGAAATCCCGTGCGCTTGAGATGCTTCTGCCGTTCCTCCTCGACGCCGACCGCCGCAAGATGGACGCCACCGGATCGGGCCGTGTCCGACTGGAAGACCTCATGCGGGTCGGCGGTGACGACCAGCAGAACCGGCTGGGATACCTGTGGCTCGAACTCATGCGCCATGGTGACGACACCACGGTGACGCAGGGTGGTGCGGCGCAGCGCGAACACATCACCCTTGGGGCATTGATTCGGTTCTCGAGGTCCGCAGGGGAAGCGAAGGCGTGGTACTTCACGACGCCGAACCGGGTGGGGCATGACCTTCATCTTCTCAGTGAGGACCGCGTTCCGTTGTCGCGGGATGATCTGGCGAGCCTGATCGGTGCGGATCGGATCACCGATTCGCCGGAGATTCATCGCGAGCGTGTCCGGACGGCCATCTTCGGATTGCCGGGTGACTCGGGAAAGGACCGTTTCGCCGGCCTGCTCCAGCTTCTGCGTACGCTACGGTCTCCCGACGTCGGCAACCGAATCGACGAAGGGAAGCTGCCGCAGATTCTGTCCGACGCGCTGCCGCCGCCGAGCGAGGCCGCACTGGGCCGGGCAGGTGAACGGCTCGACGAGCTCTCGGAGACACGAGACGCTCAGCAGCGCCTGGAAACAGCACACCGCGTGGTGGCCGCCTTCCTCGACACATACCGGCGTTACGCCGCAGGGGTTCTGAGCGAGACCGCCAAGGCCACCCAGGCCACCGCCGTAGCCGTGACAGAAGCCGAACGGGAGGCCGATGAAGCCCGCGACATACACCTGCGGCTGACCGAGGAGCACTCCCTGACCGAGGCACGCGTGGGAGAGCTGGCGGCCACCGAGGACGAGCTGAGCAGGACCGTGGAAGGCATCCGCGGGTCCAAGGAGTACGGCGACGCCAGAGACCTGGAGGACAGGGAGCAGACGGTCCGGGCTCTTGAGCGCGCCGCCGAGCTGGCCATCCAAGCCGCGAACACCGCCGGGGACAACGAGCACGCGAAGGTGAGAAAAGCCGACGAATGCGCCGCCGAGGCCGTGGAAGCGACCGGCGACGCCGTCGCCGGCATGGCAGAGGCACGCGACTGTTTGTCGCGAGCCGGCCTCCACGCATCCCTGCCTCACGTCGATTGCGTCCGAATCGACCAGCCGGGATCAGTGGAGGTGTCCAGGCCCACCCTGCACTCCGACCCGGAGCCGGTAACCCGGCCGGCACCCGTCCGCCTCGAAGTGACGCCTGAGGACCTCAGCGGGACCGTCGAGCAAGTGAAGTCGGTGGCGCAGGCGGCGCGGCAGCGGAACGTACACGCGGCAGCGCGGCTGGATCAGGCCCAGCGCCTTGACAAGCAGGCGCTCAGGGTGCGGACAGCCGACGATCGCGCCTCTGAGGCGGAGCAACGCCTCGCCGACCTACTGCAGGAGGTGGCAGAGAAGGAGCAGGCCAGGGACGAGGCCGGACTCGCCTTGGCGCGCTCATGGCGTGCGTGGCTGGATGCGGAGGCCACCAGAGAACTGCTGAGTGACGTCGACTGGCGCCGCACCGCGCTCAGAGCGGTACTGGAGAACGCCGACGTGCTCACCGGTGGCGACAGCGCCGATCTGCTCACCGAACTCGAGGATGTCGCCGCGCGGGCCTCCTCCCCGGTCCACGACGAGATCTCCCGCGAGCTTTACCTACTCGACATAGCGCAGGAGACCGAAGACAAGGAACGTCGAGAGCTGATGGCGGAGCGGACCGGGCTGCTCGCCGCGCACGACCCCGATCCCCCGGCGCCACACTGGACACGCGTACCGTCCGAGGGAGAGGTGCCACTGTGGCGCGCCGTGGACTTCGCTTCCCATCTCGACGCACCGCAACGTGCCGGCCTTGAAGCCGCCCTGCTCGCATCGGGACTGCTCACGGCCACGATCACCACCGATGGCGCTCTCATCGCCTCCGACGGACAGTTACTCCTGCGTCCTACCGGCCCCATGGCGACGTGCTCCCTGAATGAAGCGCTGACTCCAGACCCGACAAGCCGGCTATCCGCCGAGCAGGTCCGTGGCGTGCTCTCCAGGATCGCGCTGAACGATCGCAGTCACCCGACCTGGGTGGACACCGATGGAGCATGGGGCAACGGTCCTCTGGCCGGCCGCCACCGAGCGACGACGGCCCGGCACATCGGCGCAGCCACCCGAGCCGCCGCCAGAGCCGCACGAATCGCCGAGATCGACGAGTCACTCGCCATGCTGACCGCTTCCGCCGAGGCTCGCGTCGTCCAACAGTCGGCTCTGCTCGGCAAACGCCAGGAACTCGACGCGCTGGTGCGTTCCGCTCCGCGCGGTCATGCAGTGCGAACAGCCGAAGTCCTTGTCACGGCCGGCGAACGTCAGGCGAAGAAGGCCGAGGCGGAGGCACGCAAGGAACGGGGGGCCGCGGTAAGGCTCCGCCGTGAATGGACCGAAGCCCTTGCCGCACACCGGGACGCGTGTGCCGACTTCGGCCTGCCGGACTCGGCCGAGGAACTCGCCGCCGCACGTCACGCGCTTCAGGAATCCTTACATCTGTGCGAGAGCAGCGTCCGGTACCTCACTGAGGCACGGCGCAGGATACGCACCCACGTGACGGCCGTGGCGGAGTGCGAGGCCGCCCGCTTGAAACGACGCGAAGCCGAGGAGACAGCCGAGACACAATGGGTGACGTGGCAGGGGGAGGCCGCCGAACTTGCGGCGTTGAGCTCCAGCATCGGCGTCGAGGCCGAAACCGTGCGTAAGGAGCTGCGTGCGGCTGAGACGGAATTGACGGCGTGCCGTCGTGATCTGAAGGAAATGCGGACACGTGCATCCGGCCTCGCCGAGCGGAAAGGCACCGCTGAGGCTGAGGCGCGAATCGCGCGAGACACGGCCACACAGACCCGCCGCCTCCTCATCGAGGCGGCGGGAAAACTGACGACCCGGCTGGGGCTGCCGGGGCTGGCGGCATCCGCGACCGGACAGCCACGCTTCCAGCTCACGATCACGGAAAGCGATCCCGCGAGTGTCGAGGCCGGCGTCGCGGAGGTGCTTGCCGCGATCGGCCGAGATGGCCGACTCGCCGACGAGAATGTCCTGATTCGTGCTCAGCAGAACGCGGAACGTGAACTCTCCGGGGAGCTCGATGTCATCTCCACGGTGCAGGACGGTGTCAGGCTGATGGCGATCGCCGACGCCAACGGCCGGCGCTCGCTGCCGGAGGCCGCCGCCGATCTGGAGCACCGCAGAACCAAAGGCAAGAAAGCACTGACCGAGCGCGAGAGGAATATCTTCACCGAATTCGTGGTCGGCGGTGTCGCAGAGGAACTCCGGCAGCGACTCCGCCAGGCGGAAGCTCTGATCAAGGCGATGAACACGACCCTCGCGGATATCCGTACCAGCCACGGCATCGGAGTCCGGCTTCGCTGGAGTCTCGCCGAAGGCGTGGACGCGGATGTCACGAGGATCCGCGAACTGATCGCGATAGCCGACGATGTGCGGGCCCCAGATCTCACCGAGGAACTGACCGACCTTCTCAAGACCCGCGTCGAACGGCGTTTCGCGACAGATCCCACCGCGGGATACGCCGACCACTTGAAATCGGCCCTGGACTACCGCGCCTGGCATGAGGTGGTGGTCTTCATCACCGGACCGGAGCCGGGCCAGGAGCGGAAAATCAGCCGTCGCGCCAAGCTGAGTCAGGGGGAGACCCGCTTCGTGTCGTACGTGACGCTCTTCGGCGCCGCCGACGCGTACCTGTCGGGACTGCCTGACACGTCACGTGCTCTTCGGCTCATCCTGCTCGACGACGCCTTCGCCAAGGTCGACGATCCGACGATCGGCGAGCTGATGGGGTTGCTGGTCCGTCTCGACCTCGACTTCGCCATGACCGGCCACGCGTTGTGGGGCTTTTACGAGCAGGTTCCCGCATTGGACTGCTACGAGATCCGGCGCGGCGAAGGAACAGCCGCCGTGACCACACACATGCACTGGGACGGCCACAACCGTCACCTGCGAGCCGCACGATGA
- a CDS encoding TIGR02677 family protein gives MDLYRYATADKCAHEYIALMRIFTDTLLTDLSAAEATALLAKAGVVMIADDVEQRCKQLEAWGNLVRSVRDARVSTVAELLRSRSRYQVSKLGGRVHRQIEELLSATDGAREVARELLGRTVELLDRILARLAERRRMDKEALAADVTTVFNNQRLFTESVRDFYSNLHEVLSRYDLAGSEYTEFKTMLLQYVDLITADVARHAPAVADRVERVITDLDRLLAALATLPQLTGPDGSPAERSPGRTAAEWHDLRAWYSGGEGRSGPAQLRSAAEQALGQLLANAKRMLAAAETGVSRRNDFLRLAAWFAEAETEEAHRIFAAAFGAYPSRHLLMGPDETGADVAPATSWWETDPVDVPVSLRERGDRTARGRTARVPDPGIDRERLLAEAREEAERKAGAAAELVAVGDLSDARISRAARDLLLEKLSGLLAIAHDLTGPVTSSDTDLRLTLVAVPRPGGATRIHSDDGRLVVHDISLHVTPLDGSTDVRADDDRTGTER, from the coding sequence TTGGATCTTTATCGATACGCCACCGCGGACAAGTGTGCTCATGAATACATCGCGCTCATGAGGATCTTCACCGACACCTTGCTCACAGATCTGTCCGCCGCGGAGGCCACCGCGTTGCTGGCCAAGGCCGGGGTCGTCATGATCGCGGACGACGTGGAGCAGCGGTGCAAGCAACTGGAGGCGTGGGGCAACCTCGTCCGGTCGGTGCGCGACGCGCGGGTCTCCACGGTCGCGGAATTGCTGCGCTCACGTTCCCGATATCAGGTCTCCAAACTCGGCGGCCGGGTCCATCGGCAGATCGAGGAACTGCTCTCCGCGACCGACGGCGCACGCGAGGTCGCCAGGGAACTGCTCGGCCGTACCGTCGAACTCCTCGACCGCATCCTGGCGCGGCTTGCCGAGCGACGGCGCATGGACAAGGAGGCGCTGGCCGCCGATGTGACGACCGTCTTCAACAACCAGCGGTTGTTCACCGAGAGCGTGCGGGACTTCTACAGCAATCTGCACGAGGTGCTCTCCCGCTACGATCTGGCGGGATCGGAGTACACGGAATTCAAGACCATGCTTCTGCAGTACGTCGATCTCATCACAGCCGATGTCGCCAGGCACGCGCCTGCGGTCGCCGATCGGGTCGAAAGGGTCATCACCGATCTCGACCGGCTTCTCGCGGCCCTCGCCACGCTCCCTCAGCTCACCGGCCCCGACGGGAGCCCCGCGGAGCGATCACCGGGCCGGACAGCCGCCGAATGGCACGACCTGCGTGCCTGGTACAGCGGCGGAGAAGGCCGCTCCGGACCGGCCCAGTTGCGGTCGGCCGCCGAACAGGCGCTCGGCCAGCTCCTCGCGAACGCCAAACGCATGCTGGCCGCCGCAGAGACCGGGGTCTCCCGCCGCAACGACTTCCTCCGGCTCGCCGCGTGGTTCGCCGAGGCCGAGACAGAGGAAGCGCACCGCATCTTCGCGGCGGCCTTCGGCGCCTACCCCTCCCGGCACCTGCTCATGGGGCCCGACGAGACGGGGGCCGACGTCGCACCGGCCACGTCGTGGTGGGAGACCGACCCCGTGGATGTGCCGGTGTCGCTGCGGGAACGCGGGGACCGGACCGCACGAGGCCGTACCGCACGGGTTCCCGACCCTGGTATCGATCGTGAGCGGCTGTTGGCGGAGGCACGCGAGGAGGCGGAACGCAAAGCGGGTGCGGCGGCCGAGCTTGTCGCAGTGGGTGATCTCAGCGACGCGCGGATCTCCCGAGCGGCCCGCGACCTGCTACTCGAGAAGCTCTCCGGCCTGCTCGCCATCGCACATGATCTGACCGGTCCGGTGACCTCATCGGACACCGATCTGCGCCTCACGCTGGTCGCCGTACCTCGGCCGGGTGGAGCGACCCGCATTCACTCCGATGACGGCCGGCTCGTAGTCCACGACATAAGCCTGCACGTCACACCACTCGACGGCTCCACCGATGTTCGAGCCGACGACGACCGGACGGGAACAGAGAGATGA
- the drmB gene encoding DrmB family protein encodes MTTTASGPLRVGELRPSQLLHTYGVGSVLDLPNLSVTVLGLDFWERSRSAEVTEDRLLAAVRARLGDQVEHLRMPPYLPETGDVFDEWARVGVPVTLFPQWLRCSRVQCNRLAPASSGVFELVQNAYQPEKTRYVHGCKGQGGSRPVAVPARFVLACESGHLDDFPWAFFVHRGVLPPADEPHTYRLRERGTSGEAANVYVECSCGVNARAMSEAYGEKAERNLPGCRGRHPHLGTADGCTTATRTLALGATNTWFAMQLRVFSLPRARTGLDQMVKQYWGQLELLASLDAGVAKQLMRTQSCWPELEQYGADAVWKAIVRYAGVHEGEAAADPLDLRGPEWQAFTADTGTELRDFTTRRGRTPPGTGDWLAGVTLVPRLREVAALYGFTRIDAPEWGVVDGSEPGRAPLSVAPPTWVPCAETRGEGIFLRFSEENLRRWEERREVERRVRQLTTAHDTWRRQRRLPPGRFPGARYLLLHTFAHVLIREFALECGYGASGIGERVYADPDREMAGVLLYTAAPDSEGTLGGLVSLGHHDRLGTLIEQALDAARLCSSDPLCAGHDPRTHGRLYGAACHACLFAAETSCERGNHYLDRSLLVDTILGGGAGFFPP; translated from the coding sequence GTGACGACGACCGCCTCGGGGCCGCTGCGGGTCGGTGAGCTGCGGCCGAGCCAGTTGCTGCACACCTACGGCGTGGGCTCGGTGCTCGACCTGCCGAACCTGTCGGTCACGGTGCTCGGGCTGGACTTCTGGGAACGGTCACGGTCGGCGGAGGTGACCGAGGACCGGCTGCTGGCCGCCGTGCGCGCCAGGCTCGGCGACCAGGTGGAGCACCTGCGCATGCCGCCGTACCTGCCGGAAACCGGGGACGTGTTCGACGAGTGGGCCCGTGTCGGGGTTCCGGTGACGCTGTTCCCCCAGTGGTTGCGGTGCTCCCGGGTCCAGTGCAACCGGCTGGCGCCGGCGTCGTCCGGTGTGTTCGAGCTGGTGCAGAACGCCTACCAGCCGGAGAAGACGCGGTACGTACACGGCTGCAAGGGACAAGGCGGAAGCCGGCCGGTGGCGGTGCCGGCGCGGTTCGTGCTGGCCTGCGAGAGCGGTCATCTGGACGACTTCCCGTGGGCCTTCTTCGTGCACCGGGGTGTCCTGCCACCCGCCGACGAGCCGCACACTTACCGGCTGCGGGAACGCGGCACGTCCGGCGAGGCGGCCAACGTCTACGTCGAGTGCTCCTGCGGGGTCAATGCGCGGGCCATGTCGGAGGCATACGGCGAAAAGGCCGAACGCAACCTCCCAGGATGCCGCGGCAGGCACCCGCATCTCGGCACCGCGGACGGCTGCACAACGGCTACCCGCACGCTCGCGCTCGGCGCCACCAACACGTGGTTCGCGATGCAGTTGCGGGTCTTCAGCCTGCCGCGTGCGCGTACCGGGCTCGACCAGATGGTGAAGCAGTACTGGGGTCAGCTCGAACTGCTCGCGTCGCTGGACGCCGGTGTGGCCAAGCAACTGATGCGGACCCAGTCGTGCTGGCCGGAGCTGGAGCAGTACGGCGCCGACGCGGTGTGGAAGGCGATCGTCCGGTACGCCGGCGTCCATGAGGGGGAGGCCGCCGCCGACCCGCTCGACCTGCGCGGCCCCGAGTGGCAGGCGTTCACCGCCGACACCGGCACCGAGTTGCGTGACTTCACCACCCGGCGCGGCAGGACACCGCCTGGCACGGGTGACTGGCTCGCCGGTGTCACGCTGGTGCCGCGGCTGCGCGAGGTGGCCGCGCTGTACGGCTTCACCCGCATCGACGCGCCGGAGTGGGGGGTGGTCGACGGCTCCGAACCCGGCCGTGCGCCGCTGTCGGTGGCGCCGCCGACGTGGGTGCCGTGTGCCGAGACCCGCGGCGAAGGCATCTTCCTCAGGTTCTCCGAGGAAAACCTGCGCCGCTGGGAGGAACGTCGCGAGGTCGAGCGGCGGGTCCGCCAACTGACCACCGCGCACGACACGTGGCGGCGGCAACGGCGCCTGCCGCCGGGTCGTTTCCCCGGCGCGCGTTACCTGCTGCTGCACACCTTCGCTCACGTCCTGATCAGGGAGTTCGCTCTGGAATGCGGCTACGGCGCCTCCGGCATCGGTGAGCGCGTCTACGCCGATCCCGACCGCGAGATGGCCGGTGTGCTGCTGTACACCGCCGCACCCGACAGCGAAGGCACCCTCGGCGGCCTGGTGTCGCTCGGCCACCACGACCGTCTCGGCACCTTGATCGAGCAGGCGCTGGACGCGGCACGCCTGTGCAGCTCCGACCCGCTGTGCGCCGGCCACGACCCGCGGACCCACGGCCGGCTGTACGGCGCCGCGTGCCACGCCTGCCTGTTCGCCGCCGAGACCTCCTGCGAACGCGGCAACCACTACCTCGACCGGTCTCTGCTCGTGGACACCATCCTCGGTGGCGGCGCCGGTTTCTTCCCGCCATGA
- the drmC gene encoding DISARM system phospholipase D-like protein DrmC yields MTGHLSQTIAALATDLPLSHLKAWVTLLRTAETPDGVLPRLIESRPSASPQAIRLVDAWRRHAPEVSGSGVALALEAATRVHVTESARRPSVVVSGPTTEAVPVRLTVSAVTEIVRAAKESLLVVSYAAYGVHEVAEELAAAADRGVRVDLVLETAAEEGGTLRGPSSADAFRLLTGKATFWTWPPARRPQGAALHAKLLAADTTTVLLGSANLTTRALMSNIEIGVILRDPATVSRIVTHLRALMRPDVGLLVATDRPPFSR; encoded by the coding sequence ATGACCGGCCATCTCAGCCAGACGATCGCGGCCCTGGCCACGGACCTGCCGCTCTCCCATCTCAAGGCCTGGGTCACCCTTCTTCGGACCGCCGAAACCCCCGACGGTGTGCTCCCCCGCCTGATCGAGTCCCGTCCCTCCGCCTCGCCCCAGGCGATCCGCCTGGTGGACGCCTGGCGACGCCACGCACCTGAGGTATCCGGCTCCGGCGTGGCACTCGCCTTGGAGGCCGCCACTCGCGTCCACGTAACGGAGTCCGCGCGCCGTCCCTCCGTCGTGGTCAGCGGCCCCACCACCGAGGCCGTCCCCGTCCGCCTCACCGTCTCCGCCGTCACCGAGATCGTGCGCGCCGCCAAGGAATCGCTGCTGGTGGTGAGTTACGCCGCGTACGGCGTCCATGAGGTCGCGGAGGAACTCGCCGCCGCAGCGGATCGCGGCGTCCGCGTGGACCTCGTACTGGAGACGGCCGCCGAGGAAGGCGGCACCCTCAGAGGCCCCTCCAGCGCCGACGCCTTCCGATTACTCACCGGCAAGGCCACCTTCTGGACCTGGCCCCCCGCTCGCCGACCCCAAGGCGCCGCACTCCACGCCAAGCTCCTCGCCGCCGACACCACTACCGTCCTCCTCGGCAGCGCCAACCTCACCACCCGCGCTCTCATGTCCAACATCGAGATCGGCGTCATCCTCCGCGACCCCGCCACGGTGTCCCGCATCGTCACCCATCTGCGCGCCTTGATGCGGCCGGACGTAGGCCTCCTGGTAGCGACGGACCGGCCGCCGTTCTCAAGGTGA
- a CDS encoding TIGR02678 family protein has translation MTTAAHDAEERRRAARVLLQQPVLTAHRHPEQLALVRRHAGTLKQAFARVLGYALVVESGFARLTKTPLSVDAPVRPARRSSGAEFTPRTYTYLSLVCAGLLLRDVGEQILLSQLVAQIRTDAAATGLTFDDTLAERRDLVTAIELLVSWGVLSETDGTVAAWSERHDEALLSITRGLLPHLIKRPLHDLDWPSLMWAVDPDTPEQPRITLRRKLVENPVSHRSDLSDAERDVLRRERRELTRVLDEIFGLSLEVRAEGALAYDTDEELTDIAFPGTGTVRQASLLLIAALIDSLQPDAATQSTLDGRTLPGVLAPWPVIDDRLRNLARVHAKAWRGDVLDDPRRLRDDVVHLLRSVGLVTVVTDGLIVHPAAARYRPAVHTPATTRSKQRLNDGPRYVQELLVAD, from the coding sequence ATGACCACCGCGGCCCATGATGCGGAGGAGCGGCGCCGGGCCGCCAGGGTGCTTCTCCAGCAGCCCGTGCTCACGGCGCATCGCCACCCTGAGCAGCTCGCGCTCGTACGCCGGCACGCCGGCACGCTCAAACAGGCCTTCGCACGCGTGCTCGGTTACGCTCTCGTCGTCGAATCCGGTTTCGCGCGCCTCACCAAGACGCCGCTCTCCGTCGATGCTCCTGTCCGGCCGGCTCGCCGCTCCTCCGGCGCCGAGTTCACGCCGCGGACCTACACCTATCTCTCGCTGGTCTGCGCCGGCCTGCTGCTGCGGGATGTGGGTGAGCAGATCCTGCTGTCACAGCTCGTCGCACAGATCCGGACCGACGCGGCCGCCACCGGACTCACGTTCGACGACACCCTCGCCGAACGCCGCGACCTCGTCACCGCGATCGAGCTTCTCGTGTCGTGGGGGGTGCTGAGCGAAACAGATGGAACCGTGGCGGCCTGGAGCGAGCGCCACGATGAGGCGCTGCTGTCCATCACCAGGGGATTGCTGCCTCACCTCATCAAACGACCACTGCATGATCTCGACTGGCCGAGCCTGATGTGGGCCGTGGATCCCGACACACCCGAGCAGCCCCGGATCACGTTGCGCCGCAAGCTGGTGGAGAACCCGGTGTCGCATCGGAGTGATCTCAGCGATGCCGAGCGCGACGTCCTGAGAAGGGAACGCAGGGAACTCACGCGTGTCCTCGACGAGATTTTCGGCCTCAGCCTGGAGGTCCGCGCTGAAGGTGCTCTGGCCTACGACACCGACGAAGAACTCACCGACATCGCGTTCCCCGGTACCGGGACGGTACGGCAGGCTTCGCTGCTTCTCATCGCCGCGCTCATCGACAGCCTCCAGCCGGACGCGGCCACCCAGTCGACCCTCGACGGCCGGACCTTACCCGGTGTGCTCGCCCCCTGGCCCGTCATCGACGACCGCCTCAGGAATCTCGCACGCGTCCACGCCAAGGCGTGGCGTGGCGACGTACTCGACGATCCCCGGCGGCTGCGCGACGACGTCGTCCACCTGCTGCGATCGGTGGGCCTGGTGACCGTCGTCACCGACGGCCTCATCGTCCATCCCGCCGCGGCCCGGTACCGTCCCGCGGTGCACACACCGGCCACGACACGCTCCAAGCAGCGTCTGAACGACGGTCCGCGGTACGTCCAAGAACTGCTGGTCGCCGACTGA